A genomic window from Chaetodon trifascialis isolate fChaTrf1 chromosome 22, fChaTrf1.hap1, whole genome shotgun sequence includes:
- the ipo8 gene encoding importin-8 isoform X2 → MDPNRIIQALKGTIDPNLRIAAENELNQSYKIINFAPTLLQIIVSEQVEFPVRQAAAIYLKNMVSQYWQDREPSLGEVVFPFNIHENDRQQIRDHIVEGIIRCPESIRAQLTMCLRAIIKHDFPGRWTAIVDKIGMYLQSQNSGSWYGSLLALYQLVKTYEYRKADEREPLLAAMQIFLPRIQQLISQLLVDSTIFSVLIQKQILKIFHALVQYSLPLQLINNTVMTQWMEILRAIMDRDVPAETLEVDEDDRPELAWWKCKKWALRIITRLFERYGSPGNVTKEYYEFANFFLKTYAVGLQQVLLKVVDQHRQKQYVTPRVLQQCINYLNQGLSHSLTWKQMKPHMQAICQEVVFPLMCYKDEDEKLWQEDPYEYIRMKFNLYDDHALPATAAQSLLCKAARKRKEVLPQMMEFCHQILMDPSADPRRKDGALHCIGALAELLLKKRMYREQMELMLQNYVFPLLNSPMGYLRARSCWVLHCFSPLRFHDELVLRNAVELVKQDLIDDKEMPVKVEAAIALQTLVSNQEQAKLYIRPYIRPIMQELLHVVKETENDDLTNVIQKMICEYNQEVAAIAVDMTQNLAEIFTRVLQSEEYEENEDKTVMALGILSTIDTILTVMEDHKEITQQLEGICLQVIGLVLQKPIIGMAEFYEEILSLAFGLTCQTISPQMWQLLGVLYEVFQHDCFDYFTDMMPLLHNYVTVDTDMLLSNPKHLEVIYSMCKKVLTIDAGEDAECHAAKLLEVIILQCRGRGIDQCIPLFVEAVLERLMRGVKSSELRTMCLQVAIAALYYNPALLIHTLDNMHFQHSPQPITAHFINQWMNDTEFFLGLHDRKMCIIGLSVLMELPSRPAVLEGVAAQIVPSILLLFLGLKHLYASRLVNKPDLLARAGVPDEDQNEEIPSDEDEVSENRNTMQQQQSSMPPGQGGEDDDEDEDDYWDDDGFEGTPLEEYSTPLDYDNGEDEYRFFTSALLRIQNTDAAWYQCLTAPLSDDQKKQLQEIYSISQQRRSTATKGQ, encoded by the exons tcttACAAGATCATCAACTTCGCCCCGACCCTGCTTCAGATCATCGTGTCAGAGCAGGTGGAGTTTCCTGTTCGCCAGGCAG cggCCATCTACTTGAAGAACATGGTGAGTCAGTATTGGCAGGACAGAGAGCCGTCTCTGGGTGAGGTCGTCTTTCCCTTCAATATTCATGAGAACGACCGGCAGCAGATCAGAGACCACATCGTGGAGGGCATCATCCGCTGTCCAGAGTCAATACG CGCCCAGCTGACCATGTGTCTGCGAGCCATCATCAAGCACGACTTCCCCGGCCGCTGGACCGCCATAGTGGACAAGATCGGCATGTACCTGCAGTCTCAGAACAGCGGCAGCTGGTACGGCAGCCTGCTGGCTCTCTACCAGCTGGTCAAAACATACGA GTACAGGAAGGCAGATGAGAGGGAGCCGTTGCTGGCTGCAATGCAGATCTTCCTGCCGAGGATTCAGCAGCTCATCAGCCAGCTGCTGGTCGACTCCACCATCTTCTCTGTCCTCATCCAGAAGCAGATCCTCAAGATCTTCCACGCTcttgtacag TACTCGCTGCCTCTCCAGCTGATCAACAACACAGTGATGACTCAGTGGATGGAAATCCTCCGAGCCATAATGGACCGAGACGTCCCAGCt GAGACGCTGGAGGTGGACGAGGACGACCGTCCTGAGCTGGCGTGGTGGAAGTGTAAGAAGTGGGCTTTGCGTATCATCACCAGACTGTTTGAACG GTATGGAAGCCCGGGCAATGTGACAAAGGAGTACTATGAGTTTGCAAACTTTTTCTTGAAGACATATGCAGTGGGCTTACAGCAG GTCCTACTGAAGGTGGTGGACCAGCACCGGCAGAAGCAGTACGTTACACCTCGCGTCCTGCAGCAGTGCATCAACTACCTCAACCAGGGCCTGTCACACTCACTGACTTGGAAGCAGATGAAGCCACACATGCAG GCCATATGCCAGGAGGTCGTCTTCCCCCTCATGTGTTACAAAGATGAGGATGAGAAGCTCTGGCAGGAAGACCCCTACGAGTACATCCGCATGAAGTTCA ACCTGTATGATGACCACGCCCTGCCAGCCACCGCCGCCCAGAGCCTCCTGTGTAAAGCTGCCCGcaagaggaaggag GTTCTTCCTCAGATGATGGAGTTCTGCCACCAGATCCTGATGGACCCCTCTGCTGACCCCCGCAGGAAGGATGGGGCCCTGCACTGCATTGGAGCCCTGGCTGAGCTCTTACTGAAG AAGCGGATGTACAGGGAGCAGATGGAGCTGATGCTGCAAAACTATGTCTTCCCTCTGCTCAACTCTCCTATGGGTTACCTGCGAGCCAGG TCATGCTGGGTGCTCCACTGCTTCAGCCCGCTGCGTTTCCACGACGAGCTGGTACTGAGGAACGCCGTCGAGTTGGTCAAACAGGACCTGATCGACGACAAAGAGATGCCCGTCAAAGTGGAAGCCGCCATCGCTCTGCAGACGCTGGTCAGCAACCAGGAGCAAG cCAAGCTGTACATCAGGCCATACATCCGGCCAATcatgcaggagctgctgcatgTGGTGAAAGAGACGGAGAACGACGACCTGACCAATGTCATTCAGAAGATGATCTGCGAGTACAACCAGGAGGTGGCTGCCATCGCTGTGGACATGACTCAGAACCTG gcAGAGATCTTCACCAGGGTTCTTCAGAGTGAGGAGTACGAGGAGAACGAGGACAAGACTGTCATGGCGCTGGGCATCCTCAGCACCATTGACACCATCCTCACTGTCATGGAGGACCACAAGGAg ATCACTCAGCAGCTGGAGGGAATCTGTTTGCAGGTGATCGGTCTGGTCTTGCAGAAGCCCATCATAGGtatggcag AGTTCTACGAGGAGATCCTGTCGCTGGCGTTCGGCCTCACCTGTCAGACCATCTCCCCCCAGATGTGGCAGCTCCTCGGCGTCCTGTACGAGGTCTTCCAGCACGACTGCTTTGACTACTTCACAG ATATGATGCCTCTCTTGCACAACTACGTTACCGTGGATACAGACATGCTCCTCTCCAACCCTAAGCACTTAGAGGTCATCTACAGCATGTGCAAAAAG GTGCTGACCATCGATGCAGGTGAGGACGCCGAGTGTCACGCTGCCAAGCTGTTGGAGGTCATCATcctgcagtgcagaggcagaggcatTGACCAG TGCATCCCTCTGTTTGTGGAAGCAGTTCTGGAGCGTTTGATGCGCGGGGTGAAGTCCAGCGAGCTGAGGACCATGTGCCTGCAGGTGGCCATCGCTGCTCTGTACTACAACCCAGCCCTGCTCATCCACACTCTGGACAACATGCACTTCCAACACAGCCCACAGCCCATCACTGCCCACTTCATCAACCAGTGGATGAACGACACCGAGTTCTTCCTGGG GCTCCACGACCGTAAGATGTGTATCATTGGCCTGAGCGTGCTGATGGAGCTCCCCAGCCGGCCAGCGGTGCTGGAGGGAGTCGCAGCCCAGATCGTCCCCTCCATCCTGCTCCTGTTCCTGGGCCTCAAACACCTTTACGCCTCCCGCCTGGTCAACAAACCGGACCTGCTGGCCCGTGCAGGGGTGCCGGATGAAGACCAGAATG AGGAGATTCctagtgatgaagatgaagtgagTGAGAACCGGAAcaccatgcagcagcagcagtccagcaTGCCGCCGGGCCAGGGCggcgaggatgatgatgaagacgaagATGACTACTGGGATGACGACGGCTTCGAGGGAACGCCCCTGGAGGAGTACAGCACACCTCTGGACTACGACAATGGAGAGGACGAGTATCGCTTCTTCACCTCCGCCCTCCTCC ggatCCAGAACACTGATGCAGCTTGGTACCAGTGTTTGACAGCCCCGCTCAGCGATGACcagaagaagcagctgcaggagatcTATAGTAtctcacagcagaggaggagcactGCCACCAAGGGCCAATG A
- the ipo8 gene encoding importin-8 isoform X4, with amino-acid sequence MDPNRIIQALKGTIDPNLRIAAENELNQSYKIINFAPTLLQIIVSEQVEFPVRQAAAIYLKNMVSQYWQDREPSLGEVVFPFNIHENDRQQIRDHIVEGIIRCPESIRAQLTMCLRAIIKHDFPGRWTAIVDKIGMYLQSQNSGSWYGSLLALYQLVKTYEYRKADEREPLLAAMQIFLPRIQQLISQLLVDSTIFSVLIQKQILKIFHALVQYSLPLQLINNTVMTQWMEILRAIMDRDVPAETLEVDEDDRPELAWWKCKKWALRIITRLFERYGSPGNVTKEYYEFANFFLKTYAVGLQQVLLKVVDQHRQKQYVTPRVLQQCINYLNQGLSHSLTWKQMKPHMQAICQEVVFPLMCYKDEDEKLWQEDPYEYIRMKFNLYDDHALPATAAQSLLCKAARKRKEVLPQMMEFCHQILMDPSADPRRKDGALHCIGALAELLLKKRMYREQMELMLQNYVFPLLNSPMGYLRARSCWVLHCFSPLRFHDELVLRNAVELVKQDLIDDKEMPVKVEAAIALQTLVSNQEQAKLYIRPYIRPIMQELLHVVKETENDDLTNVIQKMICEYNQEVAAIAVDMTQNLAEIFTRVLQSEEYEENEDKTVMALGILSTIDTILTVMEDHKEITQQLEGICLQVIGLVLQKPIIEFYEEILSLAFGLTCQTISPQMWQLLGVLYEVFQHDCFDYFTDMMPLLHNYVTVDTDMLLSNPKHLEVIYSMCKKVLTIDAGEDAECHAAKLLEVIILQCRGRGIDQCIPLFVEAVLERLMRGVKSSELRTMCLQVAIAALYYNPALLIHTLDNMHFQHSPQPITAHFINQWMNDTEFFLGLHDRKMCIIGLSVLMELPSRPAVLEGVAAQIVPSILLLFLGLKHLYASRLVNKPDLLARAGVPDEDQNEEIPSDEDEVSENRNTMQQQQSSMPPGQGGEDDDEDEDDYWDDDGFEGTPLEEYSTPLDYDNGEDEYRFFTSALLRIQNTDAAWYQCLTAPLSDDQKKQLQEIYSISQQRRSTATKGQ; translated from the exons tcttACAAGATCATCAACTTCGCCCCGACCCTGCTTCAGATCATCGTGTCAGAGCAGGTGGAGTTTCCTGTTCGCCAGGCAG cggCCATCTACTTGAAGAACATGGTGAGTCAGTATTGGCAGGACAGAGAGCCGTCTCTGGGTGAGGTCGTCTTTCCCTTCAATATTCATGAGAACGACCGGCAGCAGATCAGAGACCACATCGTGGAGGGCATCATCCGCTGTCCAGAGTCAATACG CGCCCAGCTGACCATGTGTCTGCGAGCCATCATCAAGCACGACTTCCCCGGCCGCTGGACCGCCATAGTGGACAAGATCGGCATGTACCTGCAGTCTCAGAACAGCGGCAGCTGGTACGGCAGCCTGCTGGCTCTCTACCAGCTGGTCAAAACATACGA GTACAGGAAGGCAGATGAGAGGGAGCCGTTGCTGGCTGCAATGCAGATCTTCCTGCCGAGGATTCAGCAGCTCATCAGCCAGCTGCTGGTCGACTCCACCATCTTCTCTGTCCTCATCCAGAAGCAGATCCTCAAGATCTTCCACGCTcttgtacag TACTCGCTGCCTCTCCAGCTGATCAACAACACAGTGATGACTCAGTGGATGGAAATCCTCCGAGCCATAATGGACCGAGACGTCCCAGCt GAGACGCTGGAGGTGGACGAGGACGACCGTCCTGAGCTGGCGTGGTGGAAGTGTAAGAAGTGGGCTTTGCGTATCATCACCAGACTGTTTGAACG GTATGGAAGCCCGGGCAATGTGACAAAGGAGTACTATGAGTTTGCAAACTTTTTCTTGAAGACATATGCAGTGGGCTTACAGCAG GTCCTACTGAAGGTGGTGGACCAGCACCGGCAGAAGCAGTACGTTACACCTCGCGTCCTGCAGCAGTGCATCAACTACCTCAACCAGGGCCTGTCACACTCACTGACTTGGAAGCAGATGAAGCCACACATGCAG GCCATATGCCAGGAGGTCGTCTTCCCCCTCATGTGTTACAAAGATGAGGATGAGAAGCTCTGGCAGGAAGACCCCTACGAGTACATCCGCATGAAGTTCA ACCTGTATGATGACCACGCCCTGCCAGCCACCGCCGCCCAGAGCCTCCTGTGTAAAGCTGCCCGcaagaggaaggag GTTCTTCCTCAGATGATGGAGTTCTGCCACCAGATCCTGATGGACCCCTCTGCTGACCCCCGCAGGAAGGATGGGGCCCTGCACTGCATTGGAGCCCTGGCTGAGCTCTTACTGAAG AAGCGGATGTACAGGGAGCAGATGGAGCTGATGCTGCAAAACTATGTCTTCCCTCTGCTCAACTCTCCTATGGGTTACCTGCGAGCCAGG TCATGCTGGGTGCTCCACTGCTTCAGCCCGCTGCGTTTCCACGACGAGCTGGTACTGAGGAACGCCGTCGAGTTGGTCAAACAGGACCTGATCGACGACAAAGAGATGCCCGTCAAAGTGGAAGCCGCCATCGCTCTGCAGACGCTGGTCAGCAACCAGGAGCAAG cCAAGCTGTACATCAGGCCATACATCCGGCCAATcatgcaggagctgctgcatgTGGTGAAAGAGACGGAGAACGACGACCTGACCAATGTCATTCAGAAGATGATCTGCGAGTACAACCAGGAGGTGGCTGCCATCGCTGTGGACATGACTCAGAACCTG gcAGAGATCTTCACCAGGGTTCTTCAGAGTGAGGAGTACGAGGAGAACGAGGACAAGACTGTCATGGCGCTGGGCATCCTCAGCACCATTGACACCATCCTCACTGTCATGGAGGACCACAAGGAg ATCACTCAGCAGCTGGAGGGAATCTGTTTGCAGGTGATCGGTCTGGTCTTGCAGAAGCCCATCATAG AGTTCTACGAGGAGATCCTGTCGCTGGCGTTCGGCCTCACCTGTCAGACCATCTCCCCCCAGATGTGGCAGCTCCTCGGCGTCCTGTACGAGGTCTTCCAGCACGACTGCTTTGACTACTTCACAG ATATGATGCCTCTCTTGCACAACTACGTTACCGTGGATACAGACATGCTCCTCTCCAACCCTAAGCACTTAGAGGTCATCTACAGCATGTGCAAAAAG GTGCTGACCATCGATGCAGGTGAGGACGCCGAGTGTCACGCTGCCAAGCTGTTGGAGGTCATCATcctgcagtgcagaggcagaggcatTGACCAG TGCATCCCTCTGTTTGTGGAAGCAGTTCTGGAGCGTTTGATGCGCGGGGTGAAGTCCAGCGAGCTGAGGACCATGTGCCTGCAGGTGGCCATCGCTGCTCTGTACTACAACCCAGCCCTGCTCATCCACACTCTGGACAACATGCACTTCCAACACAGCCCACAGCCCATCACTGCCCACTTCATCAACCAGTGGATGAACGACACCGAGTTCTTCCTGGG GCTCCACGACCGTAAGATGTGTATCATTGGCCTGAGCGTGCTGATGGAGCTCCCCAGCCGGCCAGCGGTGCTGGAGGGAGTCGCAGCCCAGATCGTCCCCTCCATCCTGCTCCTGTTCCTGGGCCTCAAACACCTTTACGCCTCCCGCCTGGTCAACAAACCGGACCTGCTGGCCCGTGCAGGGGTGCCGGATGAAGACCAGAATG AGGAGATTCctagtgatgaagatgaagtgagTGAGAACCGGAAcaccatgcagcagcagcagtccagcaTGCCGCCGGGCCAGGGCggcgaggatgatgatgaagacgaagATGACTACTGGGATGACGACGGCTTCGAGGGAACGCCCCTGGAGGAGTACAGCACACCTCTGGACTACGACAATGGAGAGGACGAGTATCGCTTCTTCACCTCCGCCCTCCTCC ggatCCAGAACACTGATGCAGCTTGGTACCAGTGTTTGACAGCCCCGCTCAGCGATGACcagaagaagcagctgcaggagatcTATAGTAtctcacagcagaggaggagcactGCCACCAAGGGCCAATG A
- the ipo8 gene encoding importin-8 isoform X1, with product MDPNRIIQALKGTIDPNLRIAAENELNQSYKIINFAPTLLQIIVSEQVEFPVRQAAAIYLKNMVSQYWQDREPSLGEVVFPFNIHENDRQQIRDHIVEGIIRCPESIRAQLTMCLRAIIKHDFPGRWTAIVDKIGMYLQSQNSGSWYGSLLALYQLVKTYEYRKADEREPLLAAMQIFLPRIQQLISQLLVDSTIFSVLIQKQILKIFHALVQYSLPLQLINNTVMTQWMEILRAIMDRDVPAETLEVDEDDRPELAWWKCKKWALRIITRLFERYGSPGNVTKEYYEFANFFLKTYAVGLQQVLLKVVDQHRQKQYVTPRVLQQCINYLNQGLSHSLTWKQMKPHMQAICQEVVFPLMCYKDEDEKLWQEDPYEYIRMKFNLYDDHALPATAAQSLLCKAARKRKEVLPQMMEFCHQILMDPSADPRRKDGALHCIGALAELLLKKRMYREQMELMLQNYVFPLLNSPMGYLRARSCWVLHCFSPLRFHDELVLRNAVELVKQDLIDDKEMPVKVEAAIALQTLVSNQEQAKLYIRPYIRPIMQELLHVVKETENDDLTNVIQKMICEYNQEVAAIAVDMTQNLAEIFTRVLQSEEYEENEDKTVMALGILSTIDTILTVMEDHKEITQQLEGICLQVIGLVLQKPIIGMAEFYEEILSLAFGLTCQTISPQMWQLLGVLYEVFQHDCFDYFTDMMPLLHNYVTVDTDMLLSNPKHLEVIYSMCKKVLTIDAGEDAECHAAKLLEVIILQCRGRGIDQCIPLFVEAVLERLMRGVKSSELRTMCLQVAIAALYYNPALLIHTLDNMHFQHSPQPITAHFINQWMNDTEFFLGLHDRKMCIIGLSVLMELPSRPAVLEGVAAQIVPSILLLFLGLKHLYASRLVNKPDLLARAGVPDEDQNEEIPSDEDEVSENRNTMQQQQSSMPPGQGGEDDDEDEDDYWDDDGFEGTPLEEYSTPLDYDNGEDEYRFFTSALLRIQNTDAAWYQCLTAPLSDDQKKQLQEIYSISQQRRSTATKGQW from the exons tcttACAAGATCATCAACTTCGCCCCGACCCTGCTTCAGATCATCGTGTCAGAGCAGGTGGAGTTTCCTGTTCGCCAGGCAG cggCCATCTACTTGAAGAACATGGTGAGTCAGTATTGGCAGGACAGAGAGCCGTCTCTGGGTGAGGTCGTCTTTCCCTTCAATATTCATGAGAACGACCGGCAGCAGATCAGAGACCACATCGTGGAGGGCATCATCCGCTGTCCAGAGTCAATACG CGCCCAGCTGACCATGTGTCTGCGAGCCATCATCAAGCACGACTTCCCCGGCCGCTGGACCGCCATAGTGGACAAGATCGGCATGTACCTGCAGTCTCAGAACAGCGGCAGCTGGTACGGCAGCCTGCTGGCTCTCTACCAGCTGGTCAAAACATACGA GTACAGGAAGGCAGATGAGAGGGAGCCGTTGCTGGCTGCAATGCAGATCTTCCTGCCGAGGATTCAGCAGCTCATCAGCCAGCTGCTGGTCGACTCCACCATCTTCTCTGTCCTCATCCAGAAGCAGATCCTCAAGATCTTCCACGCTcttgtacag TACTCGCTGCCTCTCCAGCTGATCAACAACACAGTGATGACTCAGTGGATGGAAATCCTCCGAGCCATAATGGACCGAGACGTCCCAGCt GAGACGCTGGAGGTGGACGAGGACGACCGTCCTGAGCTGGCGTGGTGGAAGTGTAAGAAGTGGGCTTTGCGTATCATCACCAGACTGTTTGAACG GTATGGAAGCCCGGGCAATGTGACAAAGGAGTACTATGAGTTTGCAAACTTTTTCTTGAAGACATATGCAGTGGGCTTACAGCAG GTCCTACTGAAGGTGGTGGACCAGCACCGGCAGAAGCAGTACGTTACACCTCGCGTCCTGCAGCAGTGCATCAACTACCTCAACCAGGGCCTGTCACACTCACTGACTTGGAAGCAGATGAAGCCACACATGCAG GCCATATGCCAGGAGGTCGTCTTCCCCCTCATGTGTTACAAAGATGAGGATGAGAAGCTCTGGCAGGAAGACCCCTACGAGTACATCCGCATGAAGTTCA ACCTGTATGATGACCACGCCCTGCCAGCCACCGCCGCCCAGAGCCTCCTGTGTAAAGCTGCCCGcaagaggaaggag GTTCTTCCTCAGATGATGGAGTTCTGCCACCAGATCCTGATGGACCCCTCTGCTGACCCCCGCAGGAAGGATGGGGCCCTGCACTGCATTGGAGCCCTGGCTGAGCTCTTACTGAAG AAGCGGATGTACAGGGAGCAGATGGAGCTGATGCTGCAAAACTATGTCTTCCCTCTGCTCAACTCTCCTATGGGTTACCTGCGAGCCAGG TCATGCTGGGTGCTCCACTGCTTCAGCCCGCTGCGTTTCCACGACGAGCTGGTACTGAGGAACGCCGTCGAGTTGGTCAAACAGGACCTGATCGACGACAAAGAGATGCCCGTCAAAGTGGAAGCCGCCATCGCTCTGCAGACGCTGGTCAGCAACCAGGAGCAAG cCAAGCTGTACATCAGGCCATACATCCGGCCAATcatgcaggagctgctgcatgTGGTGAAAGAGACGGAGAACGACGACCTGACCAATGTCATTCAGAAGATGATCTGCGAGTACAACCAGGAGGTGGCTGCCATCGCTGTGGACATGACTCAGAACCTG gcAGAGATCTTCACCAGGGTTCTTCAGAGTGAGGAGTACGAGGAGAACGAGGACAAGACTGTCATGGCGCTGGGCATCCTCAGCACCATTGACACCATCCTCACTGTCATGGAGGACCACAAGGAg ATCACTCAGCAGCTGGAGGGAATCTGTTTGCAGGTGATCGGTCTGGTCTTGCAGAAGCCCATCATAGGtatggcag AGTTCTACGAGGAGATCCTGTCGCTGGCGTTCGGCCTCACCTGTCAGACCATCTCCCCCCAGATGTGGCAGCTCCTCGGCGTCCTGTACGAGGTCTTCCAGCACGACTGCTTTGACTACTTCACAG ATATGATGCCTCTCTTGCACAACTACGTTACCGTGGATACAGACATGCTCCTCTCCAACCCTAAGCACTTAGAGGTCATCTACAGCATGTGCAAAAAG GTGCTGACCATCGATGCAGGTGAGGACGCCGAGTGTCACGCTGCCAAGCTGTTGGAGGTCATCATcctgcagtgcagaggcagaggcatTGACCAG TGCATCCCTCTGTTTGTGGAAGCAGTTCTGGAGCGTTTGATGCGCGGGGTGAAGTCCAGCGAGCTGAGGACCATGTGCCTGCAGGTGGCCATCGCTGCTCTGTACTACAACCCAGCCCTGCTCATCCACACTCTGGACAACATGCACTTCCAACACAGCCCACAGCCCATCACTGCCCACTTCATCAACCAGTGGATGAACGACACCGAGTTCTTCCTGGG GCTCCACGACCGTAAGATGTGTATCATTGGCCTGAGCGTGCTGATGGAGCTCCCCAGCCGGCCAGCGGTGCTGGAGGGAGTCGCAGCCCAGATCGTCCCCTCCATCCTGCTCCTGTTCCTGGGCCTCAAACACCTTTACGCCTCCCGCCTGGTCAACAAACCGGACCTGCTGGCCCGTGCAGGGGTGCCGGATGAAGACCAGAATG AGGAGATTCctagtgatgaagatgaagtgagTGAGAACCGGAAcaccatgcagcagcagcagtccagcaTGCCGCCGGGCCAGGGCggcgaggatgatgatgaagacgaagATGACTACTGGGATGACGACGGCTTCGAGGGAACGCCCCTGGAGGAGTACAGCACACCTCTGGACTACGACAATGGAGAGGACGAGTATCGCTTCTTCACCTCCGCCCTCCTCC ggatCCAGAACACTGATGCAGCTTGGTACCAGTGTTTGACAGCCCCGCTCAGCGATGACcagaagaagcagctgcaggagatcTATAGTAtctcacagcagaggaggagcactGCCACCAAGGGCCAATGGTGA